TGAGTTTTTGTCTGGGTTGAAATAGGTGTTTAAATATTTGAGAATACCTGAGAAGTCAAGTTTTGAAAACTTGACTTCTCTTTTTTATAGCTCTTCCGATTTTACTTAATCGAATATCATCCGTCAAACTATGGTATTGAAAGTAAGCCATTAAAAATGTATATTTGATTATACATTCACACATGAGAAATATGAACGAAATACTTTTTATTGTAGAGCAGGAACAAGACGGAGGTTTTATTGCAGAAGCCAAAGTTAATGATAATGAGCAAATTATAACGGAGGGTGATAATATCGAAGAACTTAAATCTATGATTAGAGAGGCTTTGGAATGTCACTTTGAGAATTCTGAAGATATGCCAAAAACTGTACGCCTTCATTTTATAAAGGACGAAGTATTTGTTATTTAGAATTTTCTTAGAATTTACACACACTACATAATGATCCTTAAGAATCTAACAGGGCAAGACCTTATCAAAAGGCTTGCTCAATTTGGATATATCGCTGTCCGCCAGAATGGAAGCCACATATGAATTAAAACGTCTCTGAATGGAACCCATTCAGAGACCATTCCAAATCATAAACCTTTAAGAGAAGGAACTATCAACAAGATACTTAAAAATATCGCTGATCATTTAGAAATTCCCAAAATGGATCTTGAAAAATTGTTATTCAATAACTAGGTGTATAAATATTTTATTACCGGTTTAAAGGGTATATCCGAGAGAAGTCAAGTTTTAAAAACTTGGCTTCTCTTTTTATTTCTAAACCATCCTATTTCCAGAAACCTAACCCATTCCAACCGGCACGATATTCATAATAAAAAATTAAAAAAGGTATATTTGAAAACACTATTTGAGATAAAAACAATACCTTTTCAAGTAAACCTCATCATCAACTAAATGGAATTAGAAAAAAAGGACGCAACTATTCTCGACAACGCGATTCAGTTCTGGCAGGAGACGAATAAAATCACGCCGGAGCTTGCTGAGGATTTACGAAATAGCTACCAGCTTCGCAATTCCAATGCGGATACGATTACCTGGTATGCCTTTATCTCGGCGGTTTCTTGTGGTCTGTTGGCATTTGGGGCGTTAGTTATTGATGAAAAGTGGATTGAATTGCTGCGTAATAAATGGGGCTTTTCAGAAACCATTGTTGGAATCGGATTTTCGTTGTTAGCCATCGCCTTCGTTATTTTAGCCAAAAGAAGAAAACTAAAATACCCGACTGCAAAGGCTAGTAACGAAACTTATACAATCACCATTATTTTAAGCGTAGCCATAGCCATCGCATACTGGACACGGAGTTTTGCTTATTTTGAAGGCAATTATGCCAGACCATTACTGATCGCTGCCGTCGCTTATTTCATCAGCGCAGCTTACCTGAATTCTCAGCTTTTATGGACGGTGATGCTTTTGACAATTGCAGGTTGGTGGGGAGCACAAACCTATTTCTGGACGGGTGGAAACTGGCGTTTTGCAGGAATGAATTACCCATTAAATATGACCATATTTGGGCTTGTCATCTGGTCATTGTCCTGGGTTGTTGCTAAAATAGATTTACTCAAATCCTTTACACCAGTCACTTATTCAATTGGTTTATTCCTGTTTCTTCTGGCAGCCTGGACACTTTCTATTTTTGGAAATTATGACGATTTAAGCCGATGGACGGTTATTCGACAGGGAACGCTTTGGTATTGGGCTGTGGGTTACACCATTGTTTTGGGTGCACTAACAGCTTATGCTTTTCAGGTTAAAAATGACGTTTTGCGGGATACATGCCTTATCTTTTTCCTTCTTAATATTTACACCCGCTACTTTGAATATTTCTGGGACAGAACCAACAAAGGAATTTTCTTTGCTATACTTGCGGTCTCTTTCTGGTTTGTTGGTAAGAAAGCAGAACAGTGGAGAAACAAGGATAAAAAGTTAGCCTGACATTGAAATTACAAGATGAGAGAAAAAAGACTAATCCGGCAGAACGAAAAAGATCTGATCGAATTTCTGTTAAATCAATTAAACCTTAACCCTGAAGAATATCCAGTTGATGAATATGTTGACGAATATGAAGACGGGAAAATGGGAAGTATCAGTCTGGGTGGTGACGTTTCGGCTTATGCCGGCGATTTAATTCAGGTTGAATATGTTGATTCGGATGAAACTCCGGTTGTCATTACCTTAACGAAAGACGATAAAGGTCATTTGCTGGATCTTGATTTCTGGAAAGTGGATTTTACCAAACTTTTAGAATATCCCACGCCGGATAAAATTATTCTGAGAGGCAATTTGTAGCCGCTCAGAATAAGGTATTGAATTTAGTAACGATATGCGCTTTCGCTTCATTCTGAAATTGTTCAGGCGACAAGCCGGTATGCTGTTTGAAAAAGCGGCTGAAATACGGTCGGTCGGTGAAACCAAGGTCATACGAAATCTCCTTGATCGTATTTTCACTGTGGATAATCTGACGTTTCGCTTCCAGGATAATTCTGTCGTGAATTAACTGCATGCCCGTTTTGTCCAGTTTTTCTTTCAAAATCTGGTTTAGGCGTTTTGAACTTATCCCCAATTTTCCTGCATAAAAATCTGTGTTTCTCACCTGCTGATAATTCATTTCCAGCAATACCATAAATTCATAAACACGTTTCTGGTTAATATCCTGCACCGTGAAATTATGCTCTTTAATACGAACCAGTTGAAGCAAAAATACTTTCAACAATGCCTTAATAATCACCAGACTATTATTTTCCCGCTGATATTCTTCTTCCAGTAGTTGATAAACTTTCCCTAATTGCTCAGCCGTTTCATCACTGATTTGCAGACACGAAAATTCTCCCTGGATATTGAAAATCTTGAAAACATCCAGCAAAAATTCCTTCACATCATCATCCAGAATATCTCTTTTGAAGGATAATAAAATGCCTTTTTTACCAGCTTTGTTAAGCTGATGAACACGGTAAGGAGGAATCAGATATATCCAGTCTCCCTTCAATAATTCATCCCCTTTCACGGTATGAAGTGCGTTTTCGTTTTTCAGCCAGACAATTTCAAAGAATTCCTTTCTGCTTGGATCGTTAAGATAACTTGGTGGACAATTATCCAGATTTCTTATGTAAATCAGCGTTTTATTTAATTCAACGCTTAGCTTCGTTTCTTCCATTTTTTCAACTTTATTAAATTCCGGAATCATTCGTCACAAATGCTATATTCCGAATTAGACACCAAAATTAGCAAATTCTGCAATCGATTAATTATTCATTAGCAAATAGTCCAACATATCGCGCTGATAGTGTAACGTGTTCGCTATAACTCCCAGGTACCTTTGTGATCTTGATTTAGGGGATTTTCTTAATTAACAAGATTTCAATAAATATTTAGTGAGATAATGAGTTCAGCAGTGAATATTGATTTAGCGACTGATATCCAGGCGAATCTGGTGATGATTCTGGAAGAAAATCAGAAGCTGGCGGGTAAGATCGATTTTTATCAGGTTGCCAATATGATTCCCTTTATTCAAAATGCTGAACGGATTTTTATCGTCGGTGCAGGAAGGACAGGGTTGGCTTTAAAAGCTGCGGCGATGCGGTTAATGCATTTGGGTTTTACGGTTTTTGTCGTGGGTGAAACGACAACATCAGCAATCAAAAAAAACGATTTGCTCATCGCAGGTTCAGGTTCAGGAACAACCAGCAGTATTGTCAAAGCAGCCGAAAAGGCAGTTTCGGCAGATGCGCAAGTTATTA
The nucleotide sequence above comes from Dyadobacter subterraneus. Encoded proteins:
- a CDS encoding helix-turn-helix domain-containing protein → MEETKLSVELNKTLIYIRNLDNCPPSYLNDPSRKEFFEIVWLKNENALHTVKGDELLKGDWIYLIPPYRVHQLNKAGKKGILLSFKRDILDDDVKEFLLDVFKIFNIQGEFSCLQISDETAEQLGKVYQLLEEEYQRENNSLVIIKALLKVFLLQLVRIKEHNFTVQDINQKRVYEFMVLLEMNYQQVRNTDFYAGKLGISSKRLNQILKEKLDKTGMQLIHDRIILEAKRQIIHSENTIKEISYDLGFTDRPYFSRFFKQHTGLSPEQFQNEAKAHIVTKFNTLF
- the hxlB gene encoding 6-phospho-3-hexuloisomerase → MSSAVNIDLATDIQANLVMILEENQKLAGKIDFYQVANMIPFIQNAERIFIVGAGRTGLALKAAAMRLMHLGFTVFVVGETTTSAIKKNDLLIAGSGSGTTSSIVKAAEKAVSADAQVITISTTMESPLAKLSSHVAILPAAQKEDHGGSISKQYAGSLFEQSVLLLTDALIQTLWKLDGTPAEELWKRHANLE
- a CDS encoding DUF6984 family protein — protein: MREKRLIRQNEKDLIEFLLNQLNLNPEEYPVDEYVDEYEDGKMGSISLGGDVSAYAGDLIQVEYVDSDETPVVITLTKDDKGHLLDLDFWKVDFTKLLEYPTPDKIILRGNL
- a CDS encoding type II toxin-antitoxin system HicB family antitoxin, which gives rise to MNEILFIVEQEQDGGFIAEAKVNDNEQIITEGDNIEELKSMIREALECHFENSEDMPKTVRLHFIKDEVFVI